One region of Lathamus discolor isolate bLatDis1 chromosome 2, bLatDis1.hap1, whole genome shotgun sequence genomic DNA includes:
- the MRPL13 gene encoding large ribosomal subunit protein uL13m: MASYTKAAQQWATFARAWYLLDAKLQPPGKIAAETVLRLEGRHKPIYHALSDCGDHVVIINTRHIAFSGNKWEQKVYSSHSGYPGGFKQVTATQLHLKDPTAIVKLTVYRMLPKNLQRRTMMQRLHLFPEDVIPEDIEKNLLQEIPQPRVVPKRLDEYTPEEIAAFPRVWTPPKDFRRK, from the exons ATGGCGAGTTACACCAAGGCGGCTCAG CAATGGGCTACTTTTGCTAGAGCCTGGTATCTCCTCGATGCAAAGTTGCAGCCACCAGGAAAAATAGCAGCTGAGACTGTACTCAGACTTGAAGGCAGGCATAAACCTATTTATCATGCACTAA GTGACTGTGGAGATCATGTTGTCATAATAAATACAAGACACATTGCCTTCTCTGGTAACAAGTGGGAACAGAAAGTGTATTCATCACATAGTGG CTATCCTGGTGGTTTCAAACAAGTGACAGCAACTCAACTCCATTTAAAGGATCCAACTGCT ATTGTTAAACTCACTGTTTATAGAATGCTTCCAAAAAACCTTCAGAGAAGAACTATGATGCAGAGACTGCACCTGTTCCCAGAAGAT GTTATTCCAGAAGATATAGAGAAGAATCTTCTACAAGAGATTCCTCAGCCACGTGTAGTCCCCAAGAGGTTAGATGAATATACACCAGAAGAAATTGCTGCATTTCCAAGGGTTTGGACTCC